In the genome of Cynocephalus volans isolate mCynVol1 chromosome 10, mCynVol1.pri, whole genome shotgun sequence, the window GAGGAGGAAAGGGCAGCTGCCACATGACTCCACAGCCTTAGCAATGCCTTCAGACCAGACAGCCAAGGGCATGGGTCTGatggcccctcccccaccccaccccccgacCGAACAACCATCTTCCTCTCAGACCCCTCAGTACAGGTTCCTGTCCCCACAAAACCTCCAAGACAGGCCCATGCCCCCCTCTGGCCCCTCGCCCAAGACAAGGCCGTGACTCTGCTGACCCTCCAGGACATGGGCTTTACTCCTCAGAACCCCCCAGGTCAGGCCTATGTCCCCCTTGGACCCACTCTCCCAGGTCAGGGCCATGTCTCCCTCAGACCTCCTGGGGTAGAACCAAGTTCCCTTCAAAAAGACAACAGTGGAGTTCACTCTCCCCACCTAAGGCTGACAACCCTTGTCCCCCAGACCTGCCCTGCTCACTTTTTCAGCTTCTCGCCCACAGCAGGGGACGCTGCTGGCCTAGTCATCTTCTCTCTTGGGGGCGATGGCGAGTGACTCTGGCTGCGGCTgcggctgtggctgtggctgcggctgtggcTCGGGCTGGGGCTTGGACTGTGGCTGTGGCTGCGAGTCAGGCTACGACTGCGGGACGGGCTGAGGGACCAGCTGCTGCGGCTACGACTGCGACTACTGCTGTGGTGTCTGGGGCCCCGGCCACCCCGCCTGTAGCGGTCTCCTGAACGGGAGCGGCTCCTGGGGGTGCAGCAGGGCAGGAGGCGGGCCGTGAGGCTCCAGGGATGCCATCAGCACCCCTCCCCTGGCTCCAAATCTACAGTCCTCTGCAAGGCCCTGTGTGTCCAGGCATGACTCCCTCGACTTCTCTCCTATCACTTTTCCTTAGAATCCCCAGAGCTGCTCCCTGGCCTCCCTCAGCCTCTGGACAAATATCACCCTCTAGATACAACCAGCCTAAGACAGCATCTCATGCCATCAGCTGTGCCTGAGCCACTTCACTTCTCCCTCTCTAGACACCCACTTGCCAACTTCCTGGGAGGTGACCTCAGGGGGGCAGGATTTGGCTGGGTGGCTCCCCCTTTATGTGCAGGGTCCAGCTcatggcacacaggaggtgtttcAGGGCAATCTCATGTACACCCTCACCCACCCCATCTTGCTGGGGTCCAGGGTTTCAGCACTAGTGGGGAGCACGCCTTCACTCCCACTGGTCTCAGCACAGACCCACAAGTTCCAGTCTGGGGACTCAAAGCCCCATCCTCTCCTTGCTCAGGACCCTCGTGGGACTCACCCAGGCTGACATTCAGGATATGACCAGGCCCCAACTCCTGTTCCCAGCCTTTCTCCTATTGTCACCCTGGGTCAGGCTACTACAAGGAATGACCTGGAAGCCAATTCCAGGCCACACACAGACTGCTTGAGCTGTCTTGGGTTATTACAAAACTAAAGTTTGTTGTCAATACTAAGAAAACAAGAGCCGTCCTTTAAAAGTCCAGACTCTCAACTTCTCTTGAGAAACCAAAGACTGGGCAGGACTAGGCCTGCCTCTGAGTGGTCAACGACATCACAGGATAGAACATGTGCTTGCCCGTTCACCAGGATCCACCTGGCCCTTCTATTTGACCTGCCAGACTCTGTAGGTAACTGACATGGTGATCCACGCTACAGTAACATAAGTAATAATTCTGATGATAGTAACAGTACTTACCCAGTGGTAccctgttctaaatgctttacatggaATTACTTGTTACACCTCCATATTGACTCAGTGAAGTGGACACTATTATCATCtctatttaacagatgaagaaacgaGGCCCAGAGTTTGCTAGCAGGGCCAGAGTTCACACCCAGGCAGTTGCTCTGAAGTCCATGCTCTCACCCAGCAAGCCTCACTTCTTTTTTAAGAGTAGCCCTGATCCTACCAGGCAAGGGAACCTGAAGCAGAAGCATGCTCCAGTCCCCAAATAACTTTATTTCCTCAACCATCCACACTGCTCACCTTAAACCCTGCCTCCTCCAAAAAGACCTGTCTTGATTCTTCTGCCCCACCCTCTATCACTGAGCACACACAGGACTGCCTTTCCAAGGGGTTTCCTCGGCCTTTAGGGCTTTAGTCCCTCACTGCGAGCCACAGAACTCCCTGGAGCAACCCACACTTCTAGTTGCCTTGGCCTGGGAACTCCTGACGGCAGAGACAGACGTGCCCAGTGGCAAGAGGTACTCAGTCTCTTCCCCTCAACTGAGTCCCTGAGAAGGACGGCTGGGCTCCTGCCCTACTGTTGCCATGCTTGGCACTCCCTGAACAGAATGGGCTCACTTACACCTCCCCCTCCAAACAGAGAGCTTCCTGAGAAAAAAGCAGTGGTTTGCGCCTCCCCCCTCAGACTCGGTGCTCTCTGGGTGTGGTGGCTAGGTCTCCCTCAGAGCAGGACTCCAAGAGATCAAGATGGGAGTCCATTCCTGCCCTAGGCCCTGCCCCCCACGTGCACACAGTGGCACACACCTGCTTCTGCGCCGGGGTCCATAACCACCACGCCGGGCAGGTGAGCGGGAGTAGCGGTGTCCGTCTCGGGAGCCCCCACCTGAGTGCCGCCGGCCACGGCTGCGAGAACGGGAATAGCGACGGGAGCGAGACCTCGAGCGGGACCAGGAACGCGAGCGGGAACGGGCGTGGCGGCCGGAGCGGTAGTAGCCCCCGCCTCGGCGGGAGCGGGAGCTGGAACGGGAGCTGGAGCGGGAGCTGGAGGTCCTCGAGGCGGAagaggaggacgaggaggaggaaCGGCGGCTGCAGGCGGGGCATGGATGGCCAGTCAGCACAGGCCTGGGCCGTGGCTCCCCCTCTGCCCTGGATCCCCCCCATGGTGGCTGGGGTGTAGGGCGGGCAGCGTGAGCGTTACCGACCGGGCGCTGGCATTACGTCCCGGTGCGGGGCCGCCAGGCTGGGGGGGTGCGGGGAGCTTCCCTGTGGCAGCCCCTGATGcggctgcagcagctgcagctgcagctgcctCCTCGTCGCTGCCCCCAAAACTGGTGATGAACGTGATCTTCTCCTCCCGGCCTGGGGTTGgggagcgggagcgggagcgAGACTCGGAGCTAGATTCTGAGGGTGACCTACAGGGCAGAGAGAAGGCGGCTCAATTGCCTAGACTCCTCAAGCCTGTCCACCAGTGAATGAAACACTGCAGAGCACCAGAAATGACAATCATGGGTCACACAGCAACACCAGAAAGCCAGCACAGAGGAACGGATCCAGAAGGACAGATAGAAACCCAATCTCTATTAGGACTTGATTCACCATTTGGGAAGCTTTGTGAAATAACCAGGAAAGGGAATGACAAAAAATTGTATGGATTTTACACCGTTATTAGAAATGGATGTGTtgtttgggccggcccgtggctcactcgggagagtgcggtgctgataacaccaaggccccgggttcggatcccatatacggatggccggttcgctcactggctgagcgtggtgctgacaacaccaagtcaagggttaagatccccttaccggtcatctttaaaaaaaaaaaaaaaaaaagaaatggatgtgTTGGgtttggccagttagctccattggttagagcatggtactgataacaccaatgtccagggttcaaGCCCTCTACCACCAGGAgccgacaacaacaaaaaagattctGATCCACAACCTTCCCTCATATCATGCAGTCTGTGATCCTGGGGACCCTAGCAAGGTGAGtctcccactcctcctccccacccctgcccctccatCAGGGGGCTCCCTGGGTGCCTTTCCCTGGGCCTCCAGGGACTTACCGCTTATAGGGATCGTAGGTGGGGCTGTCTCGACGGGCATAGCTATGAGAGAAGAATAGGGTAGGACAAGAGGGTACTTGGGATCTGAGTGGGCATGAAATTGGGCCCCTTCAACCTGAGGGCCCCACCCACAACGTCCCAGACCCATCCTGACTCCGAGGAACACGGACTTCAGCAGCCCTAGTCCTTCTTGGCCTCCTGACCCTAGACTGGAGGCTTACCACCTCCTCCCACTCCACATCACAGGTTTTAACTGAGTCCTGGCTTATTAATGATGATAAAACTAAAATAGCTAACGTGTCTTAattgtttactatgtgccaggtactaagTCCTTTATATCAATTAACTCAATGGCTCTTTATAACAACTCTCTGACATCGGTAATAAGATTATTCACACTTcatagctgaggaaactgaggtgcagagaggtgtAGTCAcagcccaggtcacacagctcataaatGGAGCTGGTATCCCAACCCATGCCATGTGGCCCCTGAGCCTGTGCTTTTCTGCACGACACTGACGTGTGCCtctatgctgctgctgctgccaatgGAAATCACTGCTGCTCTTTCATGAACATCTTCTACACCAAACCCTGAACCCACAACACATTGTTTAAGCCTCATGGCAACTCTCAAACCTCTCCTCTAACAGATATGTGGCAAAAAGAGGCATTGCAaggagctggccggttaggtAGGTTGGTCAGAGTAGAGCCTTGTATCACCAAGGTCACAGATCCCCGaattggccagccacaaaaaaaaaaaaaagaggcatggCTTTGCACAGGTCCACCAGCCCTGAGAGGCTCTCCTCAAAGACTCCCAACCTAGGCTAGGCTCCCCCCAGTGCCAGATGCCTTATCCAAACCTGTCCCAAGACTTCCACATGGGGACTGGCCCAGCCCTCTCTCATGATAGGTGATAgagaggtggaaactgaggctcagagaggggaagtcaTTTGTCCAAACTCTGTCAGAGAAGCAGccaagcagcagagctgggtcAGAGTTCAGGGCCAGACCTGTGCCCCTTTGCTCTGCCCTCAATTCTTCCAGCCATCCCTAGAAATAGCCTTAGGTCACACCCCTTCCCTACTGACTTCTGGGGGTCTGGCAAGAATCACAAGTCCAGCAGGGTATGGGGAGCAGCTGGCAGGGAAAGGTGTTCGTTTGCCCCTCACGGCCATTCTTACCTCTAAACCTTCACTCGGGCCATATACGGCCACACTAGAAAGTCTGCTTCCAAAGAGTCTTCCCGGGCCCTGAGACCCTGCCCCCCTTCCCCAGAGCCTTCAAGACCGACGCTGGCAGGGCGAGGGCTCAGGGGAGAAGCAGCCCTACCTGGGCGGGCTGATCTTGCGGCCCCTCAGCCGCTTCTCCCGGAACTCTCTTCGCTGGCGCCGGGAGCGACGGCCCTGGGGAAGGTGGATACCAGGCTGGTGAGGGGTGTGCCCTCTCTGAGGCACACCCTGCCCCCTTCAACCCTGGCCCAGACCTCACCGAGTACATGGCCTTCTCTTCCTCAAGGGCCTTGGCATGTTTGAtggcctctgcctcctccttATCTTTCCGAAGCATCCTGCAGAGGGGGATGAGAATCTCGATGGAGGAGAAAGCAGGTCAGAGGGTGAGGGGGGCAGTGGCAGAGTCGTCAAAGTGAGGGAGCCCAAGTCATCAGGAGATGAGGAACTCTATGCTGTCCTGTGGtgcctttcattcattcaatacaaCTTATTGGGCACCTTCTGTATACCAGATGCCATTTTAGGTACTGAGAACTCAGTACTGTTTGCAGCTAgtaactataaaagaaaagaaaaaatgcagcactgaaaaaaacagaaatcctCACCTTCATGGATTTATACTTTTGGGGAGAAGACGGACAATGACCAAGGTAACAAAATGAATGGTCCGGTAGATGGTGCTAACCTTGACGAGACAAATaatggaaggaggaaaggaagagccAGGGAACAGGCAGAGGCAACTGCACTTTTCAAGAGGGAAGTGGGGAAAGCCATACAGAAAAAGTGACATCTGAAGAGAAACCTGGGGGAGCAAGCTGCACAGATGCTGGGCAGAGGAGACAACAGGCAACGTGGTCCAAAGGCTGAATGGGCCTTGGGCATTTGAGGAGTAAAGAGGCCATGGAGGCTGGGCAGGAGGTCAGGGAGAGCAGGAGGCCATGAGATCAGGCAGGGGGCAGAGGACTAGACAGGTTAAGACCTTGTGGCTGTGGTGAGAACACTAGCTGTAACTGCTTGAGATGGGAGCCCGAGGGTTCTGAGCCAAGACTACAGTATCAGATTTGCGCTTATTCAGTTTCTGATTCACTGCTATGGTAGTTGAGACCATTCTATGTGATCTTGTGAGTAAAGAGCTCAGTACTTGTTGTGGCACAGGTTAGAGGCTCAACCAGCAATGGCTGAAGGAATGATACCATGAATGAAGCCTCTCCACTAGAGGTCACTGTCTGCCAGGCCCAGGAGCCCCAGGAGTTTTACAGGGTCAGACTGGCCCTAGGTCACACTGAGTAGGGAAGGCAGGATAATTTTAGGTACAGCCTTTGTTTCTGCACATATGAAGTGGGATCATAGGTACCCACCCCATGGGCTCAGCAGCCTGTATGTGTAAAGTCCTGAGCCCAGGGCTGAGCACACAAGTACTCAGAAACAGGATGGCTATTAGTACCAGAGGTAAAGATAGAAATGCCAGGGAGGGGTGTTAGCGGGTGGGCCTAACCTGACGAAGTCACCATCGGCCATGCCATAGGTTGTGGCCTGTTTGTTGAGATCTGCCACCTGCTCCTGGTTCAGTTCATCCACATCCACCTCCACATCTGCACCAAGAAAAAGGCTGTCAGGAGCCAAAGCCAAGTGAGAAGACAAGTGAGAAGGGGCAGTACCCCAGGAGGTGGGGGTGACAGGGGCACCTGCCAGACTGAACGAATCTTCCAGGAGGGATTGAATCAGGTCTGACTCATCTTGTCATCCCCCAGGCTGGCACAGGGCTTGGCCAGAGGTGAGCACAACACATGGTGGACAATCggggctgggagaagggaggttggtggggggcaggggggcgagtagatggatggatgagtgagaTATGTAGAGAGAGGAATGAATGGGGGACAGACAGATGGTGGGTGAAGATCGAGGAGGGTGGCAGACGGGTCACAGGTATATAGCAGCTGGACATGTGATGAACAAGTGGAAGAAGGGACAGAAGAATATAAACATATGGCTCTGCTCGAGGAGAACAAACGGCTGGCTGGAGAGTGAGGGCTGGGATGAGAAGGATGGAGAGACAGGTGGGTGGTCTGGTAGATGGGTGATGAGTATTTAGGCAGAAAGTGAACTGCAGAGTGGGGAAAGGATGGACAAGTAGATGCTTAGGGGATGAGGAATAGCTCTGTAACAGGATGAACACTTGTTTTtcagaggggagagaagagagcagGAGGGAAAGGCAAAGAAAGGCTGACCCAAGTGAAGGAGAACAGAGCCAACACCTAGGTGGggaaaatatcataaataaaaaCAGTGCCCTAGAAATGAGAAacgagaggaagggagggaaggagaggaaggaagggggagggagagaacagacaaGGATATGAGTGAgacagggaggaggcaggaggctggagtGCCCTGGAGccggggaaggagggagagatggggCTCAGGGCTCGTAAGCTCAGGATGCCCCACAGAGGGTGAGAGACAAGACACAAAAACGATGCCCAGGGACTGTGGGTGGGAGGGCAGAGAGGGGACCCCACCGATGTCGGGGATGACCTCATCTTCATCCGAGTTGCTCTCCTCCTCAGCTGGTGATTCCTCCTCCTCTGGCTTCTCCACCACCTTCTCTACCTCAGCCACTGTGCTGTCCTCATAGGTGTAACCAATGGATGCCTTCTTCTCTGCCAGCCTGGGACGGGGAAGCCCATGAGCCAAGGGCAGGCCCCACACACTGCAAGTCCCATAGCACCCTTACCTCAGGCTCTCTCTCAGCCTAGGACCGTTTCTGCCCACCCACCAGCTCCTCACTCTTCCTCCACATCCCAGCTCCAATGCCCTGTCTTCCAGGAAGTCCTCCTTGACCAGCCTCCCCAGGCTGGACGAGGCGCTGTCCTGATCTCCCCAGCCGTGTGCACACTGGGTCATTGCTGTTGATGGACAGATCTGTCTCCAACTAGACTGAATCCCATGAGAGCAGAGCCCCAAGTTATCTTGGGCAACAATGTGTACCAGCTTTGCCCAGGACAGAGCAGGGGCCTAGTGAGCATCTGTTGCTGAATTAATCTAGTCAACATTCCCTGATGTCTTCCTGATGCCAGCCTTGTTCTGAAGATTGTCCTGCAATcttggacaagtgacttaacccctctgtgcctcagtttccttttccatAAAATGGGATCACTAGCAAAGTGAGTGCTTGGTTCTTGGGCACTGCTTCCGTGGATGAGGGTCAGACTCTTCCAGAAGCTTGTAGTCCAGTCTCACTCTTTGGGTGCAGGAAAGCAGCAAGCAGTTAGGATCACAAAGGAGCACGAGGGAAGAAGTAACTGAAGGTGGTACCTAGGACCTGAGCCAAGGCTCCAGGACCATCATGGAACAGATGAAACAGAAGTTGCCCCATAGAAGGAGGGAAAGTTAACCCTGGCAGAGGgaatggcatgtgcaaaggcagAGTGGGGACTGGGCTCAGCCAGACTGGGGTGGAGAACGGAGAGGCAAGATGGCCCAATTGTTGCTCTTCAGAGATGGCAGATCAGAATTGCCCTGCTCCAGGCTGCTCCAGAATAAGGCCCAGCAGTCTCCCAGCCATTCCTCAAGGAACATGACTTTGAGAAGCGCCTCTCCAGAGTGAGATCAGCTAATGCTGACTACAAGCTTACTGCATGGGAGGCAAAGGTACAAGTGCTTTACAAATTCAATCTCCTGCATTCTCACAACTCCAGGCAGCAGGGACTCCTGTTAGACTCGTTCTACAGAGGAGCACactaaggcccagagggaaagTCCTCACCCAGGGCTGTCTCACCACAGGGCCTGCACATCTCACCACTCCATAAGCAGAAAATGCAGAGCCTTCAGCAAATTCTGCCCCTCCAGCTGCTACTTCCTCCTCTAAACACTTCATaactgagcaccttctgtgtgccaAAAACCACCCCTAGGCTCTGGGGAGACTATGGTGGGCAGGATGGAAGAGGCCATGGCCTGATGGGACTTACagccctcctgcctcccctcaACCCCGCCGTAGCCCAGACTCTGACTCACTTTTTCTTCTCGTCCTCACTTGGTCTCTGAAGGCCACCGTACAACTCGTCAATGTAGATCTGGTATAGGCACTGCTCCTCTGAGACTGCAACAAGCAAGAGGCACACAGGTCAGAGTGGGTTGGGGACATGGGAATTCAAGGGGGGACACAAGAATGCAGTGGGGCAGGAGGGTGGGTGGAACCCAAGTGTATCAGGGAGTATAGTCACCAATTCCAGGTAACCACAAACCATGTCTGGTGGGACACAAGCAACTGCAGTAGAGCCCTGGCTATACCATTTACTCACCCTGCAATcttggacaagtgacttaacacctctgtacctcagtttccttttccatAAAATGGGACCACTAGCAGAGTGAGTGCTTGGTTCTTGGGCACTGCTTCCATTATCATTGTTATAGAGGCCTTTGGCTGGAACCTTCAGAATTATAAAACTGCTCCTGAGTGCTGGACATCATTTGGATACCACAGGCTGCTCCACTGTGTTGGTCTCCGGGGCTTAGTTTAAACTAAGTGTGGTTTAGGATAATCTGGATTCTCCTCCACCCCCAAAACCCATCTCAGGGAGCTCAGCAATGGACCAGAGCCTTGCCTGACTTTCTCTGTGGTGAGACGCTTGTCTCTGACTTGCTGTGGGACCCCAGGTAagtctccttcctcccctctgcaGGCTTCAGCTTTTCTATTTGTGATGTGAAGTGGATGGGCTCAGGGAGCCTGGGGGTGACACAGCATGGCCCTCCCTCACTCTAGCAGACATCCGGATTCCTGCCCATAGTTTACAAAGCCCAGGGAGGGCTCTGCTACTTGTCTCACACAAGCTACCTTGCTCACCCTTCTCTTTGTTCCTCCAGTGTACCTGTCTCTCTGCCCCTAAAGAGTCTCTGGACACACAGAATCCTGCGCACTACCCTCTCTCAACTGAGAGCTACTATCCACCCTTCACTGACCTTGGCCTCGGTCAGGACCTCTGTCCTATTTTTCTCAGAGAACAGCACACTGTCTGTCATAACACTGCCTTAGTTTGCTTATATGATTATGTGCTGCTGCCCTTTCCCACACTAGATCTTTGatcccagaacagtgcctgacacaccaCTGGTGCTTAATAATTGTTTGtgggagtgaatgaatgaatgcagagTCAGACAGATCTAAGGGAAACCCTGGTTCTACCACCAAGAATCTATGTGGCCTTGAGTGATGGCAAAAACAACAGTATCGATGATGACAAATTTCCCTGTTTCTAAGGCTTCACTGATGGCTAGAATTCTGGCAACCTCTGATTTTAGAGATGTAAAAGCATCTAtcttagaaacaaagaaatatgggACTAGCAAACCCTCCAGGATGGCTGACTGTGCAAGGCTCGGTGCCGGGGTTTTATACACATCATCTGACTGAATGCTCACAACTACCCCTATAGACAGAGCAAGTCCACGACAGAGCTGGGACCAGAATCCATGGCCCTTTAGTAGAAAGTGAATGGATAAAACTTTTCTTCCCAAACTTATCTAGGTCTTACAGGCTCCAGGGGCCCCAAAAccccactcccccccaccccagatcACTCACTGCCAGCAAAGTCGTTCTGCACCAGGCCTCGGTAGCGCTCATAGTTACATTTCCGCTCATCTGACTCCTGTTCTGGGGAGCTTTGAGGGAGGTAAAGACCTTGAGATCAGAGGGAGGGGTAAATcccaccccaggccagcaagaagAGGGATGAGGTGCCTGGctcaggctgggggtgggagccCTGTTAGTCTCAGATACCCAGACAGGAGGGGGTCCCTCCCCACCTGCACATCTCTTTCCTAAGAAGGTGACAGGCAGGCTAGGGAAACAAGAGGTGCTGCTGGGTGTGACACTCTGCCTGGCAACCCCTTAGGGAGATAGCTTACATGGTGGTAAGCAGCGGTGGGGTGTAGTCAGGGATGTGGTCCAGGTGGGCACGGACATCAAAACGGTCAATCATGTTGTTGGTGTCCCCTTGCCAGGGCATCCTGAAGTAGGAAGGAGTGGAGCAGAGAAGCAAGGAGCTCAGGGTCTCCTCTGCCAAGGACACAAAGCACTTGTTTCCTGCCACTTGAAGCCTGAGAGCCTGGTCCTCAGCCCCCTCTTATCCCCATGCCACAGCCTTCGCCCTTACCCCCCAGCTCTCAGTCCCTTATACTGCAAATCCTTCTGAATCCCCATTCAGGCTCCTGAGACCTGGATCAAGCCACCCATATGACTGCCCCTAGGAAGACCAGGGCCCCATTTCTCAGAACGAAGCAATAGTGGGGAATTAAAACCTAGGGCTACTTGAGGAGCCCCAGTCAGCCTGAAATATCCTCATATGGCAACCTActctctgctccctctgggcTTCTGGCCCTGGCCTCACCCATTCTCCTTTAAGTCCTCCAACCATCACTGGTACTCTGAGGCCTCTATCCCAACCCCTGCCCACTCTGCTTAGCTTCTATTGCTGTCTCCTTCATACGTAGGTCAAGTTTTCCCTGCCACTGAGTCCCCAAAGTCTGTCCATATCCCAGAGTCTCTGCTGCAGATTCGACACTGCCTCTCATCCCTTTTGAGCCACACCTTCAGTCACAGACACCACCATGCCCCCCATGTCAGTCTTACATGTTAACAGGGCTCTCAGCAGCCAGCGCAACTGCAGAATCCAGATGTACCTTGCAAGCTCGCCCATGCACTTGCAGGAACTGGGCTGGGTCCTTTTTCTGCAGGAGTGGACAGGACAGAGGTCACCACCCAACTGAGCAACCCCCACACAACCAAGCTTAGCAAGCTCCCCTGATGTCAAGCAGGCCATACCTCAGAGGTGAACTAATCTACGCAGCAATGGCAGCACTAATGGGAGCCACCTAACCTCGAGACAG includes:
- the CLASRP gene encoding CLK4-associating serine/arginine rich protein isoform X2 produces the protein MWHEARKHERKLRGMMVDYKKRAERRREYYEKIKKDPAQFLQVHGRACKVHLDSAVALAAESPVNMMPWQGDTNNMIDRFDVRAHLDHIPDYTPPLLTTISPEQESDERKCNYERYRGLVQNDFAGISEEQCLYQIYIDELYGGLQRPSEDEKKKLAEKKASIGYTYEDSTVAEVEKVVEKPEEEESPAEEESNSDEDEVIPDIDVEVDVDELNQEQVADLNKQATTYGMADGDFVRMLRKDKEEAEAIKHAKALEEEKAMYSGRRSRRQRREFREKRLRGRKISPPSYARRDSPTYDPYKRSPSESSSESRSRSRSPTPGREEKITFITSFGGSDEEAAAAAAAAAASGAATGKLPAPPQPGGPAPGRNASARRRSSSSSSSSASRTSSSRSSSRSSSRSRRGGGYYRSGRHARSRSRSWSRSRSRSRRYSRSRSRGRRHSGGGSRDGHRYSRSPARRGGYGPRRRSRSRSRSGDRYRRGGRGPRHHSSSRSRSRSSWSLSPSRSRSLTRSHSHSPSPSPSHSRSHSHSRSRSQSHSPSPPREKMTRPAASPAVGEKLKKTEPAAGKETGAAKVTQADTAGEAEAEDAEGSEQAVQGR
- the CLASRP gene encoding CLK4-associating serine/arginine rich protein isoform X1, encoding MWHEARKHERKLRGMMVDYKKRAERRREYYEKIKKDPAQFLQVHGRACKVHLDSAVALAAESPVNMMPWQGDTNNMIDRFDVRAHLDHIPDYTPPLLTTISPEQESDERKCNYERYRGLVQNDFAGISEEQCLYQIYIDELYGGLQRPSEDEKKKLAEKKASIGYTYEDSTVAEVEKVVEKPEEEESPAEEESNSDEDEVIPDIDVEVDVDELNQEQVADLNKQATTYGMADGDFVRMLRKDKEEAEAIKHAKALEEEKAMYSGRRSRRQRREFREKRLRGRKISPPSYARRDSPTYDPYKRSPSESSSESRSRSRSPTPGREEKITFITSFGGSDEEAAAAAAAAAASGAATGKLPAPPQPGGPAPGRNASARRRSSSSSSSSASRTSSSRSSSRSSSRSRRGGGYYRSGRHARSRSRSWSRSRSRSRRYSRSRSRGRRHSGGGSRDGHRYSRSPARRGGYGPRRRSRSRSRSGDRYRRGGRGPRHHSSSRSRSRSSWSLSPSRSRSLTRSHSHSPSPSPSHSRSHSHSRSRSQSHSPSPPREKMTRPAASPAVGEKLKKTEPAAGKETGAAKPKLTPQEKLKLRMQKALNRQFKADKKAAQEKMIQQEHERQEREDELRAMARKIRMKERERREKEREEWERQYSRQSRSPSPRYSREYSSSRRRSRSRSRSPHYRH